A genomic segment from Tuwongella immobilis encodes:
- a CDS encoding S9 family peptidase, with product MRNRCSPVRLSIAGLLLIACSSGWAWGQGSRADYDRAEKLGGLFAGKVRNERIEPRWSEDRAFVFYRRETSPNEREYVLIDLNNGQRAPMFDAEKLAAALAKELKQAVSPKQLPIGNTVLHSGNDVLSFDANGKRLGWNRQSNELLTGDKVPKVAAEPNDPQPVAGGRRGGNRPPRARTEPPAKRDWVPFLKDHNVWVREVKSGMIFPMTKDGTEKSPYQGDFRISPNGQKVVCTKLTRGLNRQIPLVESSPKDSIHSKLIMLPYVKPGDEIDTFQPFLFDLTKQQAIAIASRELFDRPWSISDIEWESDSSRFLFLYNQRGHQVMRWIAVDATSGAAKAIIDEKTSTFIDWTRKVYRAKIADTNDLIWMSERSGWNHLYRIDGQTGAVKNPITKGEWVVRDVVRVTGQGNDTELLLKVGGIQPGEDPYHIHFIRVKVDGTGLTRLTDGDGTHDIQFSPDGKTYIDRYSRVDLAPITEIRRTADGKKIAELERADDRALVAAGWQRPERFVSMGRDDKTPIYGIIFRPMKFDPKKKYPIVEDIYAGPHDSHTPKEFRSHYGMQSVAELGFIVVKMDGMGTSNRSKAFHDVCWKNLGDSGFPDRIRWMKAAAAKYPYLDTSRVGVFGTSAGGQSALRALLAHPDFYKVAVSDCGCHDNRVDKIWWNEQWMGYPVGPHYAEQSNVTQAHKLEGKLMLMVGELDKNVDPASTYQVVDALIKANKDFDLIVFPGAGHGSGSPYAQRRRRDFLVRHLLNVEPRWESKQSPSKAAAPKTTAAPKSAKPR from the coding sequence ATGAGGAATCGCTGTTCGCCCGTTCGCTTATCCATCGCCGGCCTGCTGCTCATCGCCTGCTCTTCGGGGTGGGCCTGGGGGCAGGGGAGCCGAGCCGATTACGACCGCGCCGAGAAATTGGGCGGCCTGTTCGCTGGCAAAGTCCGCAATGAGCGCATCGAACCCCGCTGGTCGGAAGATCGCGCTTTCGTCTTCTACCGACGCGAAACCTCGCCCAACGAGCGCGAATATGTGCTCATCGATCTGAACAACGGCCAACGTGCCCCGATGTTCGATGCGGAGAAACTCGCCGCCGCCCTCGCCAAGGAACTCAAGCAAGCCGTCTCGCCCAAGCAATTGCCGATCGGAAATACCGTGCTGCATTCGGGTAACGACGTGCTGAGCTTCGATGCGAATGGCAAACGACTGGGGTGGAATCGCCAATCGAACGAACTGCTCACCGGCGACAAGGTGCCCAAAGTCGCCGCAGAGCCGAACGATCCGCAGCCAGTCGCCGGTGGTCGTCGGGGTGGGAATCGGCCGCCACGCGCTCGCACGGAACCGCCCGCGAAACGAGACTGGGTGCCGTTCCTGAAAGATCACAATGTCTGGGTGCGCGAAGTGAAATCGGGCATGATCTTCCCAATGACCAAAGACGGTACCGAGAAATCGCCGTATCAGGGCGATTTCCGCATCTCGCCGAATGGTCAAAAAGTCGTCTGCACGAAATTGACGCGCGGGCTGAATCGGCAGATTCCGTTGGTCGAATCGTCGCCCAAGGATAGCATTCACTCGAAACTCATCATGTTGCCGTATGTCAAGCCCGGCGACGAGATTGATACGTTTCAGCCATTCTTGTTCGATCTGACCAAACAGCAAGCGATCGCCATCGCATCCCGCGAATTATTCGATCGCCCCTGGAGCATTTCGGATATCGAATGGGAATCGGATAGCTCGCGGTTTCTGTTCCTGTACAACCAGCGTGGCCACCAGGTGATGCGCTGGATTGCCGTCGATGCCACCAGCGGCGCGGCCAAAGCGATCATCGACGAGAAGACGTCCACGTTCATCGATTGGACCCGCAAAGTGTACCGGGCCAAAATTGCCGACACCAACGACCTGATCTGGATGTCCGAGCGCAGCGGCTGGAATCACCTATATCGCATTGACGGGCAAACCGGCGCGGTCAAGAACCCGATCACGAAGGGCGAATGGGTGGTGCGGGATGTGGTCCGCGTGACCGGGCAGGGGAACGACACCGAATTGCTGCTGAAAGTCGGCGGCATTCAACCGGGGGAAGATCCGTACCATATTCACTTCATTCGCGTGAAGGTCGATGGTACCGGCCTGACTCGACTGACCGATGGCGATGGCACGCACGACATTCAATTCTCGCCGGATGGAAAAACCTACATCGATCGCTATAGCCGAGTCGATCTTGCGCCGATCACCGAAATCCGCCGCACGGCCGATGGCAAGAAAATTGCCGAATTGGAACGGGCCGACGATCGCGCCTTGGTCGCCGCCGGTTGGCAACGCCCCGAACGCTTCGTCAGCATGGGCCGCGACGACAAGACGCCGATCTACGGCATCATCTTCCGTCCGATGAAGTTCGACCCCAAGAAGAAATATCCCATTGTCGAAGATATTTACGCCGGGCCGCATGATTCGCACACGCCCAAGGAATTTCGCTCGCACTACGGCATGCAAAGCGTGGCGGAGCTGGGGTTCATTGTCGTCAAGATGGACGGCATGGGCACCTCGAACCGCTCGAAGGCGTTCCACGATGTTTGCTGGAAGAATCTGGGCGATTCGGGATTCCCGGATCGGATTCGCTGGATGAAGGCGGCGGCGGCCAAATATCCGTACCTGGATACCAGCCGTGTCGGGGTGTTTGGCACCTCGGCGGGCGGGCAAAGTGCGCTGCGGGCGCTGCTGGCCCATCCCGATTTTTACAAAGTCGCCGTCTCGGATTGCGGCTGTCATGACAATCGGGTGGACAAAATCTGGTGGAACGAGCAATGGATGGGCTACCCCGTGGGACCGCACTACGCCGAGCAATCGAACGTGACGCAAGCCCACAAGCTGGAAGGCAAGCTGATGCTGATGGTGGGCGAATTGGATAAGAACGTCGATCCCGCATCGACCTACCAAGTCGTCGATGCCCTCATCAAGGCGAACAAAGACTTCGATTTGATCGTCTTCCCCGGCGCGGGTCACGGCAGTGGCTCGCCATACGCCCAACGACGGCGGCGCGATTTCCTGGTGCGACATCTGCTGAATGTCGAGCCACGCTGGGAATCCAAGCAATCGCCAAGCAAAGCCGCCGCACCGAAAACGACCGCCGCACCGAAATCGGCCAAACCACGATAA
- a CDS encoding NAD(P)/FAD-dependent oxidoreductase — MSDPIVIVGGGVIGTTCAYYLTKAGESVVLIDQGDIGQACSRGNCGYVCPSHVLPLAAPGAIGSTLKTMLQKNSPLAVRLRFDPSLWGWMLRFALKCNQRDMIDSGHAISAILNHSRTLYGELFEREPIDAEWEQRGLLFVFQTEKAMNHYAETDHLLAEVFGQGAVRYDGAKLTELEPSLKPGIAGGWHYPGDAHLRPDLLMSGLRQIVLQQGGDIREKCQFRQLERDGRRIVAVQTDQGRIPTSRVVMATGAWTPLFAKELGCKVPIQPGKGYSLTMPRPRVCPTIPLIFEEHRVAITPMRDSYRIGSTMEFAGYDATMNPKRLALLRDGAAIYLQEPTAEPVMEQWWGWRPMIYDGKPIIGPSPAWDNLWIAAGHGMLGLSMATGTGQLISELVTGKAPSIDPAPYAVTRF, encoded by the coding sequence ATGAGCGATCCGATTGTCATTGTCGGTGGCGGCGTCATTGGCACCACGTGCGCGTACTATCTGACGAAAGCCGGTGAGTCGGTCGTGCTGATCGACCAAGGCGACATCGGCCAGGCGTGCTCGCGGGGCAATTGCGGCTATGTCTGCCCCAGCCATGTGCTGCCGTTGGCCGCACCGGGGGCGATTGGCAGCACGCTGAAAACCATGCTGCAAAAGAATTCGCCGCTGGCCGTGCGATTGCGATTCGATCCATCGCTGTGGGGGTGGATGCTCCGCTTTGCCCTGAAATGCAATCAGCGGGATATGATCGACTCCGGTCACGCGATTTCCGCCATTCTGAATCATTCCCGCACGCTGTACGGCGAACTGTTCGAGCGCGAACCGATCGATGCCGAATGGGAACAACGGGGATTGCTGTTCGTGTTTCAGACCGAAAAGGCGATGAACCACTACGCCGAGACGGACCATCTGTTGGCAGAAGTCTTTGGCCAAGGTGCCGTGCGGTACGATGGGGCCAAGTTGACCGAACTGGAACCGTCGCTGAAGCCAGGAATCGCTGGCGGTTGGCACTATCCGGGCGATGCTCACCTGCGGCCGGACCTGCTGATGAGTGGCCTGCGCCAAATCGTCCTGCAACAAGGGGGCGATATTCGGGAGAAATGCCAATTTCGGCAATTGGAACGGGACGGGCGGCGGATTGTCGCCGTGCAGACCGACCAGGGCCGCATTCCCACCAGCCGGGTGGTGATGGCAACCGGCGCGTGGACACCGCTCTTCGCCAAGGAACTCGGCTGCAAGGTGCCCATTCAACCGGGCAAGGGCTACTCGCTGACCATGCCGCGCCCGCGAGTCTGCCCGACGATCCCGCTGATTTTCGAGGAACACCGCGTCGCCATCACCCCGATGCGCGATTCGTACCGCATTGGTTCGACCATGGAATTTGCGGGCTACGATGCCACGATGAATCCGAAACGGCTCGCGCTGCTGCGAGATGGTGCGGCCATCTATTTGCAGGAACCAACCGCCGAGCCGGTGATGGAACAATGGTGGGGCTGGCGTCCGATGATTTATGACGGCAAGCCGATCATCGGCCCGAGTCCGGCGTGGGACAATCTGTGGATTGCCGCCGGGCATGGCATGCTGGGCCTGTCGATGGCCACCGGCACCGGCCAACTCATCTCCGAATTGGTGACGGGCAAAGCGCCCAGCATCGATCCCGCTCCGTATGCCGTCACTCGCTTTTGA
- a CDS encoding proline racemase family protein, translating into MSVDISGWTMPNRVRVIDSHTGGEPTRTVIDDFLPLGTGSLAERCERFRREFDPVRSALVCEPRGSDVLVGALLVPPSDPSCVAGVIFFNNVSTLGMCGHGTIGVGVTLGHLGRIRAGTHRLETPVGIVPFDYDGANTVTLSNVPSYRLAANVAVDVMGLGLVRGDIAWGGNWFFLVREHPETLDLSQIDRLTDVTWRIRQALWAARITGANGAEIDHIELFGPPGSPENQSRNFVLCPGKAYDRSPCGTGTSAKVACLAADGKLKPGELWRQESILGSVFTASYQTDGERVLPVISGQAFVTGETTLIFDAGDPFREGIRA; encoded by the coding sequence ATGAGCGTGGATATCAGCGGATGGACGATGCCGAACCGAGTGCGAGTGATCGACTCGCACACCGGGGGCGAACCGACGCGGACCGTAATCGACGATTTTCTGCCGCTGGGCACCGGCTCGCTGGCCGAACGCTGCGAGCGATTTCGCCGCGAGTTTGATCCGGTGCGATCGGCACTGGTCTGCGAACCTCGCGGCTCGGATGTGCTGGTGGGTGCGCTGTTGGTGCCACCCAGCGATCCCAGTTGCGTGGCGGGGGTGATCTTCTTCAACAATGTCAGCACCCTGGGCATGTGCGGACATGGCACCATTGGTGTGGGCGTCACGCTCGGGCACCTGGGCCGCATTCGCGCGGGCACGCACCGACTGGAAACCCCCGTCGGAATTGTTCCGTTCGATTACGATGGGGCCAATACGGTGACGTTATCCAACGTGCCCAGTTATCGGTTGGCGGCCAATGTCGCCGTCGATGTGATGGGGCTGGGGTTGGTGCGGGGCGATATCGCTTGGGGTGGGAACTGGTTTTTCTTGGTGCGGGAGCATCCGGAAACGCTGGATCTGTCGCAGATTGATCGGCTAACGGATGTCACCTGGCGGATTCGCCAGGCGCTCTGGGCCGCGCGAATCACGGGTGCCAACGGGGCCGAGATCGATCATATCGAACTGTTCGGCCCGCCGGGTTCGCCGGAGAATCAGAGTCGCAATTTTGTGCTATGCCCCGGCAAAGCCTACGACCGCTCCCCGTGCGGAACCGGAACCAGCGCCAAAGTCGCCTGTTTGGCGGCAGACGGCAAGCTGAAGCCGGGCGAATTGTGGCGACAAGAAAGCATTCTGGGCAGCGTGTTTACCGCGAGTTATCAAACCGATGGCGAGCGCGTGCTGCCTGTGATTTCCGGGCAAGCGTTTGTTACGGGTGAAACCACGTTGATTTTCGATGCGGGCGATCCCTTCCGCGAAGGAATTCGGGCATGA
- a CDS encoding dihydrodipicolinate synthase family protein produces the protein MQANWHGVFPAAVTHFHDDESINLPATLDHLEKMIEAGIHGVIMLGTVGENCSLEMSEKLTVLKAAVEHVRGRIPVLSGVAETSTRLACRYAAEAQKIGADGLMVLPAMVYKADGHEAMAHFRTVAKASDLPIMIYNNPPSYNIDVTPEMFVDLADEPKFVCIKESSDNPRRITDLKNLTGDRFLLFCGVDDLVLESAMLGATGWVSGLVNAFPAENRLLWDLAMAGRYSEAVDVYRWYTPLLHLDTLPKLVQYIKLAVAECGYGSAKTRAPRLPIEGAELAKVLDIIRKAIATRPDAKAYFANA, from the coding sequence ATGCAAGCGAATTGGCACGGTGTGTTCCCGGCGGCAGTGACTCACTTCCACGACGATGAATCGATCAATCTGCCGGCAACGCTCGACCACTTGGAAAAGATGATCGAAGCGGGCATTCATGGCGTGATTATGTTGGGGACGGTGGGCGAGAACTGCTCGCTGGAAATGAGCGAAAAGCTGACCGTGCTGAAGGCGGCGGTGGAGCATGTGCGCGGGCGGATTCCGGTGTTGTCGGGCGTAGCGGAAACCTCGACTCGGCTGGCGTGTCGCTATGCGGCGGAAGCGCAAAAGATCGGGGCAGACGGCCTGATGGTGCTGCCGGCGATGGTCTACAAGGCCGACGGGCACGAAGCGATGGCCCACTTCCGCACGGTCGCCAAGGCGTCGGATTTGCCGATCATGATTTACAACAATCCGCCGTCGTACAACATTGACGTGACGCCGGAAATGTTTGTCGATCTGGCCGATGAGCCGAAATTCGTCTGCATCAAGGAATCGTCGGACAATCCGCGTCGTATCACGGATCTGAAGAATCTGACCGGCGATCGCTTCCTGCTGTTCTGCGGGGTGGATGATCTGGTGCTGGAATCGGCGATGCTCGGGGCGACGGGGTGGGTGTCGGGCCTGGTGAACGCCTTCCCGGCGGAAAATCGACTGTTGTGGGATTTGGCGATGGCAGGCCGGTACTCCGAAGCGGTGGACGTGTATCGGTGGTATACGCCGTTGCTGCATTTGGATACGCTGCCGAAGTTGGTGCAGTACATCAAGTTGGCGGTGGCGGAATGTGGCTACGGGTCGGCCAAGACGCGTGCTCCGCGCCTGCCGATCGAAGGTGCGGAACTGGCCAAGGTTTTGGACATTATCCGCAAGGCGATTGCGACTCGCCCGGATGCCAAAGCGTACTTCGCCAACGCCTAA
- a CDS encoding GntR family transcriptional regulator — MTLSERIQHELEQSIRHPSDLPDYWTLEMLAQQFQVSLTPVRTAVRTLLEQGWLLRDEQSRLIANPERIGKRGESRPAPLPVSPDWERTLREMILRSSLDGEARFLREEAIAEQFGISRTIVRQHFSKFAGSGFLEHVPRRGWRLTPFREADMLAYLDVREVLECHALQLAWPKLDPAEIQRMHDANLPAPHSQEPRLDNQLHAYFLAHADNRYLSAFFQTHGGYFSALFDYAALGADALADMATQHRQILAAILAQNLPAAQSALRSHIQAQAPTLRRLVSLARSLPSESSVG; from the coding sequence ATGACGTTATCCGAACGAATCCAACACGAACTCGAACAATCGATCCGCCACCCCAGCGATTTGCCCGACTATTGGACGCTGGAAATGCTCGCGCAGCAATTCCAAGTCAGTCTCACACCCGTGCGAACTGCCGTCCGCACCCTGTTGGAACAAGGCTGGCTGCTCCGCGACGAACAGAGCCGACTCATCGCCAATCCGGAGCGCATCGGCAAACGCGGCGAATCCCGACCGGCTCCCCTGCCCGTCTCGCCCGATTGGGAACGAACCCTCCGCGAAATGATCCTGCGGTCCAGTCTCGATGGCGAAGCGCGATTCCTCCGCGAAGAAGCCATTGCCGAGCAATTTGGCATCAGCCGCACCATCGTCCGCCAGCATTTCAGCAAGTTTGCTGGCAGCGGATTCCTGGAACATGTCCCCCGCCGCGGCTGGCGACTGACCCCGTTCCGCGAAGCCGATATGCTCGCCTATCTCGATGTGCGCGAAGTCCTTGAATGCCACGCACTCCAACTCGCTTGGCCCAAACTCGACCCCGCCGAGATTCAACGCATGCACGATGCCAATCTCCCCGCACCCCATTCGCAAGAACCCCGACTCGATAACCAATTGCACGCCTACTTCCTTGCCCATGCCGACAATCGCTACCTCTCCGCCTTCTTCCAAACCCACGGCGGCTACTTCTCCGCCCTCTTCGACTACGCCGCCCTCGGTGCCGATGCACTCGCCGACATGGCCACCCAACACCGCCAAATCCTTGCCGCCATCCTCGCCCAAAATCTCCCCGCCGCCCAATCCGCACTCCGCTCCCATATCCAAGCCCAAGCCCCAACCCTCCGCCGACTCGTCTCCCTCGCCCGCTCCCTACCCAGCGAGTCCTCCGTGGGTTAA
- a CDS encoding DUF1553 domain-containing protein, which translates to MPRFILGVVIFLVVGGGRVEFVWAAEPIDYGREVKPLMRERCTHCHGALAQKGGLRLDTVAGMLRGGASGPAVVAGRSVESELVERVGHAEGELRMPPDGSALKPEQVAMLRRWIDAGAKGPADERPEADPKSHWAYQPIRRPELRPELAAGHANRIDAWIAAKMRAEQVTPVGVADPATLLQRVYLDLTGLPPTRAQVEAFLADPSPTAYAKVVDELLASPAYGERWARHWLDVWRYSDWYGRRSVPDVMNSYPRIYKWRDWTVRSLNADKGYDRMILEMLAADELNPTDDENIVATGFIVRNFFKWNYHSWMRDMVEHTGKAFLGLTLNCAHCHDHKYDPISQREYFQFRAFFEPLEMRHDRAPGEADPGAFRKYVYSQSYGPISGGSIRVFDEKLDAKTQFYTGGDERNIVSAKSPVPPLGLRILGGDRLTIAPVSLPPLAYYPGLKPFVRAEERQKRDAAITAKEQEGASGKIPKPLWEAQLAALRADREALEARIAADDVRYAQPPKPELVIRAASHAAAVSEKRAALAALVAQRVQWEQSPGDAKAKDALAKLLPQITAAEQAIGKAGEEYAPLSPMYPQQSTGRRLALAKWIANRDNPLTARVAVNHLWGWHFGRPLVESTADFGRNGKSPSHPELLDDLACELMEHGWSLKHLHRLIVTSATYQRQSTGTLEQVAANRQRDPDNRWLWRYPARRAEAEVVRDRLLAVAGALDRTIGGVEIPHEQGLTVPRRSLYFAHHGESRMTFLTLFDAANPCDCYRRTVSVQPQQALVLANSDLALRMSRLVARQLHSEVSTDDVAFVRLAFLQVLARPVKPTELQAALAFLARQQQVYRDANDSLPSSSVAGSNSAAATAVATNPEQPAADLRIRARESLVHVLLNHHDFVTIR; encoded by the coding sequence ATGCCTCGATTCATCTTGGGTGTGGTAATTTTCCTGGTGGTTGGTGGTGGGCGGGTGGAGTTCGTGTGGGCGGCGGAGCCGATCGATTACGGTCGGGAGGTGAAGCCGTTGATGCGGGAGCGGTGCACGCATTGTCATGGTGCGTTGGCGCAGAAGGGTGGATTGCGGCTGGACACGGTGGCGGGGATGTTGCGTGGTGGTGCGAGTGGTCCGGCGGTGGTGGCGGGTCGGTCGGTGGAGAGTGAGTTGGTGGAGCGGGTGGGGCATGCGGAGGGTGAGTTGCGGATGCCGCCGGATGGATCGGCGTTGAAGCCGGAGCAGGTGGCGATGTTGCGGCGGTGGATTGATGCGGGGGCGAAGGGGCCGGCGGATGAGCGGCCGGAGGCGGATCCGAAGTCGCATTGGGCGTATCAGCCGATTCGGCGGCCGGAATTGCGACCGGAATTGGCGGCGGGGCATGCGAATCGGATTGATGCCTGGATTGCGGCGAAGATGCGTGCGGAGCAGGTGACTCCGGTGGGGGTTGCCGACCCGGCGACGTTGTTGCAGCGGGTGTATTTGGATTTGACGGGGCTGCCACCGACGCGAGCGCAGGTGGAGGCGTTTTTGGCCGATCCATCGCCGACGGCGTATGCGAAGGTGGTGGATGAACTGCTGGCGTCCCCGGCGTATGGGGAGCGGTGGGCCCGGCATTGGCTGGATGTCTGGCGCTATTCGGATTGGTACGGTCGGCGAAGTGTGCCGGACGTGATGAATAGTTATCCGCGGATCTATAAGTGGCGTGATTGGACGGTGCGGTCGCTGAATGCGGACAAAGGCTATGACCGCATGATTTTGGAGATGTTGGCCGCGGATGAGCTGAATCCCACGGATGATGAGAACATCGTGGCGACGGGATTCATTGTGCGAAATTTCTTCAAATGGAATTACCATTCCTGGATGCGGGACATGGTGGAGCATACCGGCAAAGCCTTTTTGGGGCTGACGTTGAATTGTGCCCACTGTCACGATCACAAATACGACCCGATTTCGCAGCGGGAATATTTCCAATTTCGGGCCTTCTTTGAGCCGTTGGAAATGCGGCATGACCGGGCACCGGGCGAGGCCGATCCGGGTGCGTTTCGCAAATACGTCTACTCGCAATCGTATGGGCCGATTTCGGGCGGTTCGATCCGCGTGTTCGACGAGAAGTTGGACGCGAAGACGCAATTTTACACCGGCGGCGATGAGCGGAATATCGTGTCGGCCAAGTCGCCGGTGCCACCGTTGGGGCTGCGGATTCTGGGCGGGGATCGACTGACGATTGCGCCGGTATCGCTGCCGCCGCTGGCCTATTATCCGGGGTTGAAGCCGTTTGTGCGGGCGGAAGAACGGCAAAAACGGGATGCGGCGATCACGGCCAAGGAGCAGGAGGGGGCGAGCGGGAAAATCCCCAAGCCGCTGTGGGAAGCGCAATTGGCCGCGCTGCGGGCGGATCGGGAGGCGTTGGAAGCACGCATCGCAGCGGATGATGTGCGCTATGCTCAGCCGCCTAAGCCAGAGTTGGTGATTCGGGCCGCTTCACATGCGGCGGCGGTGAGCGAGAAGCGGGCCGCGCTCGCGGCGCTGGTTGCGCAGCGAGTGCAATGGGAGCAATCGCCCGGCGATGCGAAGGCGAAGGATGCCTTGGCGAAATTGTTGCCGCAAATCACGGCGGCGGAACAGGCGATCGGCAAGGCAGGGGAGGAATACGCGCCGCTGTCGCCGATGTATCCGCAGCAGAGTACCGGTCGGCGGCTAGCGCTGGCGAAGTGGATTGCGAATCGGGATAATCCGCTGACGGCTCGCGTGGCGGTGAATCATCTTTGGGGCTGGCATTTTGGGCGGCCGCTGGTCGAATCGACGGCCGATTTCGGTCGCAATGGCAAATCGCCTAGTCATCCGGAATTGCTCGACGATCTTGCCTGCGAACTGATGGAACACGGCTGGAGTTTGAAGCATCTGCATCGGTTGATTGTGACGTCGGCGACCTATCAGCGCCAATCGACGGGCACGCTGGAGCAGGTGGCCGCGAATCGGCAGCGGGATCCGGACAATCGCTGGTTGTGGCGCTATCCCGCGCGACGGGCCGAGGCGGAGGTGGTGCGCGATCGGTTGCTGGCGGTGGCGGGGGCGCTGGATCGCACGATTGGCGGCGTCGAAATTCCGCATGAGCAGGGGCTGACCGTGCCGCGACGCAGTCTGTATTTCGCGCATCATGGCGAAAGTCGCATGACGTTCCTGACCTTGTTCGATGCGGCCAATCCCTGCGATTGTTACCGTCGCACGGTTTCGGTGCAGCCCCAGCAAGCACTGGTGCTGGCGAATAGCGATTTGGCCCTGCGGATGAGTCGACTCGTAGCCCGCCAATTGCATTCAGAAGTTTCAACCGATGATGTTGCGTTTGTGCGATTGGCGTTTCTGCAGGTGTTGGCGCGACCGGTGAAGCCGACGGAATTGCAGGCTGCGCTCGCGTTTTTGGCTCGGCAGCAGCAAGTGTATCGGGATGCGAATGATTCGTTGCCAAGTAGTTCGGTGGCTGGGAGCAATTCCGCTGCGGCGACTGCTGTGGCGACGAATCCGGAGCAACCTGCCGCGGATTTGCGAATCCGCGCTCGCGAAAGCCTCGTCCATGTGCTATTGAATCATCATGATTTTGTGACGATCCGCTAG
- a CDS encoding PAS domain S-box protein: MLLSIKKFMQTLDCPACLTTGQLEAPHPRIMFANSAFEELTGYTLAELLFESPRIFQGPQTDRRVLDLLKNSLVQHRSFEGYTINYRKDGTPFGMGWLVSTVFDGGRPQYYLSMHQECSAAQLEWTLSQIRLQQEALKDWVAPSRQSGERNPPAAPPV; encoded by the coding sequence ATGCTGCTCTCCATCAAGAAATTCATGCAGACACTCGATTGCCCCGCCTGTTTGACGACGGGGCAGTTGGAAGCGCCCCACCCTCGGATTATGTTTGCGAATTCGGCCTTCGAAGAACTCACCGGATACACGCTGGCGGAATTGCTGTTCGAATCGCCGCGAATCTTCCAAGGCCCGCAAACGGATCGCCGCGTGTTGGATCTGCTCAAGAATTCGCTGGTGCAGCATCGCAGTTTCGAAGGCTACACGATCAACTATCGCAAAGATGGCACGCCGTTTGGCATGGGGTGGCTGGTGTCCACGGTCTTCGACGGGGGGCGGCCACAATACTACCTGTCGATGCACCAGGAATGCAGTGCCGCTCAGTTGGAATGGACGTTGTCGCAGATTCGCTTGCAGCAAGAAGCGTTGAAGGATTGGGTAGCGCCATCGCGGCAGTCTGGGGAGAGAAATCCTCCGGCGGCTCCGCCTGTGTGA